A single window of Mangifera indica cultivar Alphonso chromosome 18, CATAS_Mindica_2.1, whole genome shotgun sequence DNA harbors:
- the LOC123201747 gene encoding receptor-like protein EIX1 encodes MSHFLCYGKNGSRATRILNLRYNLLYGELPDCWMNLQSLSVLDLDNNNFSGVLPVSMGTLTFLESLHLRKNSLSGAVPLSLTNCTKLQVLDFGENQLVGNLSTWIGNSFSDMVILNLHSNNFHGLFPAELCHLVNLQILDLSSNNLSGTIPSCISNISALVTINFTGISNRIVCSDVESEDFVEDTSVVVKGRILEYHTTLNLVRLVDLSHNSFSGQIPEKVTNLGALQTLNLSHNSYTGTIPENIGHMRSIETLDLSANYLFGEIPESMSNLTTLSSLNLSNNKLIGKIPSSTQLQSFEASSFISNELCRPPLQNCTMIVPNPEYENRNGNEHEVDCSRDSCKHIQNECDCGRDSVRARVYVKRKRRERRATLKEQIWNSTEGIDDNNRKQDSGAEGSSPKAVSDNVGSNNSKQPRGTPGGSIPVAERITDTQQKIRSMLEEMEVVNTGDAELAFGDWLGVSKESSNKELREEAEKKGKKKEIE; translated from the exons ATGTCCCACTTTCTGTGTTATGGGAAAAATGGGTCAAGGGCAACTCGAATTCTCAACCTTagatataatcttttatatggAGAGTTGCCTGATTGCTGGATGAATTTGCAATCCTTGTCTGTTCTGGATTTGGATAACAATAACTTCAGTGGTGTCCTTCCTGTCTCCATGGGAACTTTGACTTTTCTCGAGTCCCTTCATCTTCGCAAGAACAGCCTCTCTGGAGCAGTGCCTTTATCTCTTACAAATTGCACAAAGTTACAGGTACTTGATTTTGGTGAAAATCAGTTGGTTGGAAATCTTTCAACATGGATTGGGAATTCTTTCTCAGATATGGTGATTCTCAACCTGCATTCGAATAATTTCCACGGACTTTTCCCCGCTGAACTTTGCCATCTTGTGAATTTACAAATCCTGGACCTTTCTTCCAACAACCTTTCTGGAACAATACCGAGCTGCATCAGCAACATCAGTGCCCTGGTGACAATAAACTTCACTGGAATCAGCAACAGAATTGTATGTTCAGATGTTGAATCAGAAGATTTTGTTGAAGATACATCTGTTGTGGTAAAAGGGCGTATTTTAGAATATCACACCACTCTTAATCTGGTAAGACTTGTCGACCTCTCTCATAATAGTTTCTCAGGCCAGATACCTGAAAAAGTGACAAATCTGGGAGCATTACAAACACTTAATTTGTCACACAATTCTTATACAGGAACAATTCCTGAGAATATTGGTCACATGAGATCAATAGAGACACTTGATTTATCTGCAAACTATCTTTTTGGTGAAATCCCAGAGAGTATGTCAAATTTGACAACTTTGAGTAGCTTGAACTTATCCAACAACAAGTTGATTGGGAAAATTCCTTCAAGCACTCAGCTACAAAGCTTTGAGGCCTCTTCTTTTATCAGCAATGAACTTTGTAGACCTCCGCTTCAGAATTGTACTATGATTGTTCCAAATCCTGAGTACGAAAATAGAAATGGTAATGAACATGAAGTTGATTG CTCTAGAGACTCCTGCAAGCACATCCAAAATGAATGTGACTGTGGAAGGGATTCTGTTAGGGCTCGGGTCTACGTGAagaggaaaagaagagaaagaagggcGACCTTGAAGGAGCAAATCTGGAATTCAACAGAAGGCATTGATGACAATAACAGAAAGCAGGATAGTGGAGCGGAAGGCAGCAGTCCAAAAGCTGTGAGTGATAATGTTGGTAGCAATAATAGTAAACAGCCGAGGGGGACTCCAGGTGGCAGCATTCCAGTGGCGGAGAGGATAACAGACACGCAGCAAAAGATTAGGAGTATGTTGGAAGAGATGGAGGTTGTGAATACAGGGGACGCTGAGTTGGCATTTGGGGATTGGTTGGGCGTCAGCAAGGAGTCCAGTAATAAGGAGCTGAGAGAGGAAGCAgagaaaaaggggaaaaagaaggaaatagaGTGA